The DNA window CCTTTTCGTTTAGTCCAGTTCAAGAGCAATGGCCAGTGCCTGATCAAGTTTTTTCATCTGCTCCAGGTTCAGTGATCCGATAAAGTCGCTAAGCATGCGTTTGGGAATACTGACCAGCTCATCACAATGGATACTGCTCTCATGTTTCAGTC is part of the Desulfonatronovibrio magnus genome and encodes:
- a CDS encoding type II toxin-antitoxin system PemK/MazF family toxin, with product KAFRVFVVVSRQVLLDSRFSTAICAPVYSACHGLSTQVHIGIENGLKHESSIHCDELVSIPKRMLSDFIGSLNLEQMKKLDQALAIALELD